In Mytilus trossulus isolate FHL-02 chromosome 10, PNRI_Mtr1.1.1.hap1, whole genome shotgun sequence, the DNA window gttgtttttttacatatatatttagaatagAAAATCATGCTTGCAAAATTTCAGGCGATTAGAGAATAAAGAAGCCaattgtttataacaaaatttaagGTTAACTTGAAAAACCTAGGGAAGAatagatatatttcatttaaaaaaaaaattcataatatACTTTAAACCTAAGCAATATGCCTCGTCtaataaacttattttcacAAAAGCTGACATACCCTAAGTCCTGGCATATAATCTCCCCTGGTATAATAATCTGTACTATAAGATGCCCGCTCTACACTGGTACCCATACCATAACCATTGTTCTCACAGACAAATATACACGGAAGTTTCCATAACATAGCAATGTTAAATGCCTCATAGACTTGGCCCTGGTTAGCTGCTCCGTCCCCATATAGTGCTATACAAATATTACCATTGTTCAGGTATTTCTGGGTGAAGGCTATACCTGCTCCTAATGGAACCTAAGTAAAACAAGATACATTGTCAAACATTTATCAGTTGTCTTGCAAAGCACAGCCCCTgctcataaaaaaacatgatcaATATAATAAAGAATTCAAGGTATGTCAAACAGGAAGTTACTGCCCAGAATATCTGAActtcagtataataaaacaactaaatattatatttctagATGAAGTATTAGATTATTCCTTGATGCAGCACTGGTAATACGCAAAGAAATATGTGAACTTAacaacacagaaattaacagcagGATACTATCCACTCTGCCACGGTTCTAATAATTCCATTTTGAAGTAACATTGAATGTGATAGAAAATCCAAGTATATTTCACTGTAACTCAGGTGACGCTAGctttttgtgcctgtccaatGCAGGAGTGAGAACATAAGGGCACATATTCTAAGTTGTCCAAATGGTTATCATGAGAGATcaacttttgtttatttacaagaAAAAGCTATTGATATAAGCAGGTAATAGTTTGTATTCAATATTTCTACCAAATATAAGACTGCATATAAAAACTTGGCTGGTAATTGTCAGAGGAAGGAATGTCAGTGTACAGGACGTGTAgtgcaatttgtttttctataaaatagaaaatcttTATGTGTAgtgcaatttgtttttctataaaatagaaaatcttTATGTGTCAGTGTGTAGtgcaatttgttttttctataaaatagaaaatctttatcaatcaatcatggACCCATGATGGTTAAACATGCAATACAATATTATAGATAAATGAACAGTAACGTTTTAAAGACTATTAAAGTGCATGTACATGGAGAGAGAAAACTCAAATAGGGGAGATAACTAATCAATATCAGATGGATTATTTCCCTTTGTTTAGTGTGTATACAtctattcaaaattatttaagaaataccTGTGCTCCTACAATCCCATTGCCACCATAGAAATTTTTAGCATACATGTGCATAGATCCTCCTTTTCCTTGTGCACATCCTGTCTTTTTGcctgaataaaataaatcaaaatacaggatttaaataatgtatgatacatgtaatattgAGAATAAAATCTACATGATAATATATCCATTTCCTTTgttttttagcttattttttcTTCACAGTCATGATAAATTGCCTTCCATTGGCATAAAGAACCATCATTAAGGGTTTGTTCAATAAAATTCTGATAGATACCATAAgatggatttattttttcccGTTGCCAAATTTATGCATATTTTCACATGTTCCCCTTTCATGCCTTTACTGATTAACAAAACATGCATAAGTGAGAACGCTTGAATTGACAATAGGTTAATCAAATACTCATATATCAAAGTCTATGCTTTCTAACATGGCTAATTCATCAcagattttttaattaattgtgtTATAACTTTTTAGGAGACATGAATACCTACCAATTAATTCAGCCAGTACACCACGGACAGATATACCTCTAATGTAGGCCCAACCATGAGCTCTGTATGCTGTAATTACAGAGTCGTCTGGTGTGATGGAATTCTCCATACCTACACAACAGGCTTCCTAGAAGAAGGAACATAGagacatattttatatataaaaagaaaacgatcaaaatggtgaaaattcagcatatttttatattatacatattcTTACACCATGCACAGcttataatatgaaattcatagatttttttaaagtaggttATTCAAATTGCAATATTTTGATGTAATTACAGACAACAATACAGATGTAAGAATGTTCTTGTGGTCCAGGTTCCCATAAATATCTTACATCCAGTCAAGTAATCACAGACAGAAGGTTCTAATTCATTTGCTGAGCTCATATCTCCCGCTTCTATCCATAATACAGATGACAAAATATTCTgatctggttttttttgtacagGTACCCTGTTAAATCTTACCTGTCCAGAATACAGATGACAAAATCCTCTGATCTGTTTACTTTTGTACAGGTTCCCTGTTGAATCTTACCTGTCCAGAATACAGATGACAGAATCCTCTGATCTGTTTACTTTTGTACAGGTTTCCTGTTGAATCTAACCTGTCCTGAATACAGATGACATAATCCTCTAATCTGTTTACTTTTGTACAGGTTCCCTGTTGAATCTTACCTGTCCAGAATATAGATGACAGAAACCTCTGATCTGTTTACTTTTGTACAGGTACCCTGTTTAATCTTACCTGTCCAGAATACAGATGACAAAATCCTCTGATCTGTTTACTTTTGTACAGGTTCCCTGTTGAATATTACCTGTCCTGAATACAGATGACAGAAACCTCTGATCTGTTTACTTTTGTACAGGTTCCCTGCTGTTGTTTCCATTCTTCTGATGGTTTGCATCTGTCTGTAGTATTTCAATGCATCCTCCCTGGTACAGGTGACTGTAGTAGCAGGACCTTGCTCTAGCTTATGTAGTTTGCATTGCTGAAAAAAGAAACCACATTTACAGATAGggatgaaaaaaacattgcaaatgacacaaacacaaaaagtaaaatcagagTAAAAGTAAAGTAAGTAAAAAgtgttgaaaattatatatatataaatggtgaccttcggctgttgtctgctctttggtcggattgttgtctctttgacacatttccatttccattctcaattttaacaatgGGCAATGCCTTTCAAAGTttcaaacacatatatatatacatgtagcataggatagtttaagaagtacatgtatagtataaaAGACATgtactgtttttttaaatttaatttagatGTGGAAACCAGAATCAGTTAACCCTTCTTCTGTTTTTAGATGGGGTTATATTTAGTGTTGCTCAGTATTTAGTTTCCAATGTCATGTAAtgaatgttgtgttttgtatactatgtatacaatgatatatgagttttgttttttgaaatggTGTtgttgatttatgagtttgaataccCCTTTTGTATTTTCTCTCTATTGTCTATCTTTCACATATGTTCATagattttatcatgtttataaacatttaatgtcaaattttgtaaaaaaataaaatttatgattaATCATGAACATTTTTAGTAAACATGGGTATGTTGCCTACTGTTGATGGGCTGGTGGAAATAAATTAAAGTACTCTGACAGCAGTATTCACGGTAAACTTTTAAATGCAGACTGCAGGCTCAATTATATAAGCATGTAGACCtcttttaccatgtttacaggCCTGACTGAAATTTTACAAGCCTGGGCTGGTGAGCCTGTTGTTAACCATGAAGACTGGTACTATACAAATTGATAAGTAAATGTTTACTTACTGCCACTTCAAATGTTGCCTCTGTTGATGCACATCTTGAtccaataaatagctaaaaaaataaaaacaaaatgttcaacGTAAAAAAAATGCACCTTGGATAAAGTTGAAGACGAAGAATATTCATatagttcaaagttttgatttttctaccctgtataccacattgcctcacattctcattaagagaaaaaattcacacacctaattaaatgggcattcaaaaaatcagaatgtgaatatatatgttcaaactcttttaggtcgttttttagtagcaataaacaaaaaaactatgttaataacTTAAtaggacatgctttgatactatatatgcccttgaatttttactagataacatttttgttcgctttggggattccgtatatcgtcagattatcagaattccaatggggactaactgtgcaccacttattgcagacctctttttgtattgagttacaattcatgacaaaaataagcaaagacccatcaaaacaacatttgataaacaaatttaataatacttttagatatttggatgatattttggctctcattaatgacgacttcagtatgtatattaatgaaattatccttctgaacttactttaaataaagctaatagtAATAATGACctctgccctttcctcgatcttgatatctatatcactaacggaaagctgaatactaaaatttatgataaaagggatgatttttcatttcctatcgttaattatccgtttttagatggtgacgttaccttgtcaccatcttacagtgtttatatatctcaacttaaAATATTATAACCATCAACGAAAACTCATATAATTTACAGGATTGATGTCTCaacaacatgatttaaacttcgATTAAAAACAGTATATTTGTACATTGGAAAGTCCCCTATAACagtagaaaaattaataaaaaaaaaaaaaaaaaaaatccaatgtacaaatatatactaatgCATTTTAATGTCATGAACTCAAAATTGTTAACTCATGtaactttctttttatttttctcgcATTTGTGCAGAAATCTCTTTCATTCTTTTGGTCTTGTTTGTTGTGAGACTTTGAGTATTGACAACAGGACCAACATTAGAAATGTTATGTTATGTCCGTTTCTTTTGAACACCATGAACACTAAAATATGTTAGAATcaaacaggttgggaacaaaccccctgtatggtgattatacctgtatagagggataatccttctatagagggataattttatctttctatagacatgatagaggggtatttttgtttactcTGGATATAAAGCAAATTAGGGCAGAATGGCATTTTCTAGTTATATTGGCTATAATCTCTGGCATCATATGCACTTTCTTAAAAATTAAGATGTCcagtttttagatggtgacgttaccttgtcaccatcttacagtgtttatatatctcaacttgtacgatttgctcgtgtttgtaacaatgttttagattttaacgagagaaatttatgttttac includes these proteins:
- the LOC134686753 gene encoding pyruvate dehydrogenase E1 component subunit alpha, mitochondrial-like isoform X2, which codes for MSFFTDTSGLLTSKISKMLSTVGRALRNSSTQKTLFIGSRCASTEATFEVAQCKLHKLEQGPATTVTCTREDALKYYRQMQTIRRMETTAGNLYKSKQIRGFCHLYSGQEACCVGMENSITPDDSVITAYRAHGWAYIRGISVRGVLAELIGKKTGCAQGKGGSMHMYAKNFYGGNGIVGAQVPLGAGIAFTQKYLNNGNICIALYGDGAANQGQVYEAFNIAMLWKLPCIFVCENNGYGMGTSVERASYSTDYYTRGDYMPGLRVDGMDVLAVKEATRFAKDYVLKNGPLLIECATYRYSGHSMSDPGTSYRTREEIQEVRQTRDPITSFKQKLLETNLVTEDEMKKIDQDVRKEVTESEKQAIADTGPPLEDMYDHIYVQPEADFKVRTCDPLTMVASR
- the LOC134686753 gene encoding pyruvate dehydrogenase E1 component subunit alpha, mitochondrial-like isoform X3 — translated: MSFFTDTSGLLTSKISKMLSTVGRALRNSSTQKTLFIGSRCASTEATFEVAQCKLHKLEQGPATTVTCTREDALKYYRQMQTIRRMETTAGNLYKSKQIRGFCHLYSGQEACCVGMENSITPDDSVITAYRAHGWAYIRGISVRGVLAELIGKKTGCAQGKGGSMHMYAKNFYGGNGIVGAQVPLGAGIAFTQKYLNNGNICIALYGDGAANQGQVYEAFNIAMLWKLPCIFVCENNGYGMGTSVERASYSTDYYTRGDYMPGLRVDGMDVLAVKEATRFAKDYVLKNGPLLIECATYRYSGHSMSDPGTSYRTREEIQEVRQTRDPITSFKQKLLETNLVTEDEMKKIDQDVRKEVTESEKQAIADTGPPLEDMYDHIYVQPEADFKVRTCDPLTMVASR
- the LOC134686753 gene encoding pyruvate dehydrogenase E1 component subunit alpha, mitochondrial-like isoform X4, with product MSFFTDTSGLLTSKISKMLSTVGRALRNSSTQKTLFIGSRCASTEATFEVAQCKLHKLEQGPATTVTCTREDALKYYRQMQTIRRMETTAGNLYKSKQIRGFCHLYSGQEACCVGMENSITPDDSVITAYRAHGWAYIRGISVRGVLAELIGKKTGCAQGKGGSMHMYAKNFYGGNGIVGAQVPLGAGIAFTQKYLNNGNICIALYGDGAANQGQVYEAFNIAMLWKLPCIFVCENNGYGMGTSVERASYSTDYYTRGDYMPGLRVDGMDVLAVKEATRFAKDYVLKNGPLLIECATYRYSGHSMSDPGTSYRTREEIQEVRQTRDPITSFKQKLLETNLVTEDEMKKIDQDVRKEVTESEKQAIADTGPPLEDMYDHIYVQPEADFKVRTCDPLTMVASR
- the LOC134686753 gene encoding pyruvate dehydrogenase E1 component subunit alpha, mitochondrial-like isoform X1, which produces MSFFTDTSGLLTSKISKMLSTVGRALRNSSTQKTLFIGSRCASTEATFEVAQCKLHKLEQGPATTVTCTREDALKYYRQMQTIRRMETTAGNLYKSKQIRGFCHLYSGQEACCVGMENSITPDDSVITAYRAHGWAYIRGISVRGVLAELIGKKTGCAQGKGGSMHMYAKNFYGGNGIVGAQVPLGAGIAFTQKYLNNGNICIALYGDGAANQGQVYEAFNIAMLWKLPCIFVCENNGYGMGTSVERASYSTDYYTRGDYMPGLRVDGMDVLAVKEATRFAKDYVLKNGPLLIECATYRYSGHSMSDPGTSYRTREEIQEVRQTRDPITSFKQKLLETNLVTEDEMKKIDQDVRKEVTESEKQAIADTGPPLEDMYDHIYVQPEADFKVRTCDPLTMVASR